In the genome of Drosophila pseudoobscura strain MV-25-SWS-2005 chromosome 3, UCI_Dpse_MV25, whole genome shotgun sequence, one region contains:
- the LOC4803500 gene encoding phospholipase A2 large subunit translates to MHLQHFVAAVLALAGASDVILGLGIIVPGTKWCGPGNIAINYDDLGIERELDICCRSHDNCKEKISPQQEDYGLSNDGIFPIFSCTCESAFRNCLTSLRNGHSLTLGRIYFRTKEVCFAYGHPTVSCRENQVEMFEKRCLNYKVDETQPKRWQFYDLAFYTHVDAQSK, encoded by the exons ATGCACCTTCAACATTTTGTAGCTGCTGTATTGGCGCTTGCCGGTGCCTCCGATGTCATTCTTGGCCTGGGCATAATTGTACCGGGCACGAAATGGTGTGGTCCAGGCAATATAGCGATCAATTACGATGATCTGGGCATCGAAAGGGAGCTGGACATATGCTGTCGCTCGCACGACAACTGCAAGGAAAAAATATCACCGCAGCAGGAAGACTATGGCCTAAGCAACGATGGGATCTTCCCCAT CTTCTCCTGTACCTGCGAATCAGCCTTTCGAAATTGCCTCACTTCCCTGCGCAACGGACATTCGTTGACATTGGGCCGCATATACTTTCGGACCAAAGAAGTCTGCTTTGCCTATGGTCATCCGACCGTCTCGTGTCGAGAGAATCAGGTGGAGATGTTCGAGAAGCGCTGCCTGAACTATAAAGTGGATGAAACACAGCCGAAACGCTGGCAGTTTTACGACCTGGCCTTCTACACACATGTTGATGCCCAGAGCAAATAA